Genomic DNA from Candidozyma auris chromosome 1, complete sequence:
ATGGGGTCCCTGTTAATGAGAATCTGGGGAACGTCGGCAGGCACTTTGTCAACTATGTCAGCCACCGGGGCAACCTTGAGAGAAGTACCAATGCTTATGATCAAATCACATTCCCTAAGATCCTGGTTTATTGTGTCATGAAACGCTCGCGGTAGAGCCTCACCAAAGAATGTAATATCAGGCTTCATCACTCCGTAACTCTCCTCCACGTAGGCATCATCCTGGTCCATTAACCTGGCTCTAGCTTTGGCACAGTGCGGGCAATAAGCAACTTCCTTATTCCTCATGTTTTTATAAAGCGTCTCACCAGGGACTTTATATCCACAAGTAACACAAGTTGCATGAGCGAAAGACCCATGACACTGGATCATCTTCTCAGGAAGGATTCCAGCGTTTGCCTCCAAGTTATCTATATTCTGGGTGTAGTTACGTAAAAGTTTGCCTTTGTCCTGTAAGAGTCTGATAAATTTGTGTAACGGAGCGTAGATGTTATCAGGCGGTAAAATCATGTGTGCAATAGAATAAAAGATGGAAGGATCGGTGTGGAAGATTTCCAAGTCGAATACTTCCTGGGGGTCCGTGAGACCCATGTGAGAAATACGAGAGTAGAAACCTTTGGAAGATCTAAAGTCTGGTATCCCCAAACTTGTAGAGATACCGGCTCCCGTGATCACTAAGACCTTCTGTGCCGATTTGATCTTGTCTAAGGCATGCTCAACTGTGTAAAAGTTTTCAAGACGGGACCGTAATTGACGAACCCGTTTCATAGCtaaatgaagaagttttataagttggagaaggttCTCCCCTTTTTCAAACGGAGGTAAGTTTCGAGGATAGAAGCCTAGCATGACGATGAGCTTGTAGATCTCATCGCTGGATGCTGTGGGAGGAAGGTACTCTTCGAGAAATGCCATAATACcttcattcttcaagaattttCTCGTCTCATAAATAGTTCTCTTCATAGCTATCTGATCTGCCGATGGCACCGCGTCATCTGTGTTATTTTTCGTGTGACCGCTCATGCTGATCTCATCCAAGTCCAGAGAGTCCACACTGGCGGCTGTCAGATCACTGGACGCTGATTCTTGAGGTGAAGAGCCCTTCAACGGGATGCCCTCGTTTACGGGAGCAGTAACATCAGGATTCGGGGAGTCTGAGTCCGAGTCTTGGAACGGTTTCTGAAACGGGGGAATAACAACTTCCAGTGACACCGCTTGCGGCAGTTGAGGCCCCATTTTCTGTTTCTTGGACACATGCTGTAGCTCCAGATCCGAGTCCGAGTCTATGAGAACCACATCTAGGTCCTTTGTAGAGCCCATATTCGCTTTCAGTATGGTTAGATGGCACGGTATAGTCTATCTTAGAGAAGTGTCAAAGCGTGTGCAGAGATTAGTACCTATTCGCGGTCAAACACGACAGGCCATCGTAGACTGCTTTCAAAGAATTACAAGAATAGTAGATTATTGAGTGAAAAATggttcttcaaaaagtgcaAATTAAGAAACTTCTCTTTTATCAGCTAGGTTTTTGGAATCCAGACCTCGAGCAGGGATTTAGCCGCGTGAGAGGATTATGCATTAGGAGCAGTTGTACATCACCTGCGGGAGGGTACAAGAGGCAGAGCTAATATATCAGAcgaagacaaaaagaatggtCTTCGTAGTTTTACAGTGGCAAGTCTTGAATCAGACATTCTTCACGATAACACAATGTATGGTGATCTCAATGTAGAACGATGGGAGACCAAAGGAACAGCGCGGCTGCTGCAATtaaatggttgcaaaattctcTGCAGCGCTCGTACGCTCAATCCAGTCAGATTCCCTGAACAATGAACCCACACAGTTAACGCTATTTTTACATTTCCACAGATGCTCTCCCTTGTTACGGTTGTCATAAGGTAGCAAACGAAGGCTAATTTTCATTCTTGATTACATCAAACAACGTGCTATTAGGTAAAAAATTCCGCCAAAGAACACGTCAAGCACAAACACCATATATTCCGTTGAAGAATCATGCCATCTTATATCCACTTTCAGCACTATGCTCAGCCCCTCACCTTCAACGCCATACACAATATAGCCTGAAAATAACCTTTCAAGACTCGCAACCATAAATTTACTGTACATTAATTGATCAAACAGCGCCTTCGATTCGCGGTTGGACACCGGGCTACACGCTATTATTTTCAGACCCTCCACCAACTTTCATTCTTACACTTCTCTCAATTGACAAACACCATGTTGGCTGGCGTCGAGTTCATCAAAACGCCCAAAGCGGCTCCTCAGCCACCTGCCTCGGATGAGTGTGGAATTCTCACCACAGACTCTCCAACCATCAAAAACGCCCCCTTGCCTGCCGACGGTCCCGGCTCCAGAAGCTTCAGCAACACCGCCATGATCGCTTGTTTAGTTGGTATTCCATGGCTTGTGGTGAGGAAGCTAGGCCTTGGTTTCAAAAcatggctcttcttctttgtgcTACTTGCAATTCCTATCTTGATGGCCTACTGGACGCTTATGTCCACTTTCAGCCCCCGTATTAATGAGAAGGTGAAGTACCCTGGCAGACCCATTTCTCACTACTTGGAGTTTCACACTCCTGAGCTCAAGGCTAAGTATATTGACTCAAACGGTGGAAAGGGTACCAAGATCCCCATGGAGACTTTCCACGAGTTGTACTTTGCTGGCAAGGTGTCTTTCAAGGGCGACGCCTTAGACGTCATGGAGTACAGACACGATTGGGCCAACTTCCGCTTTACTTTGTCGCTTTTCcgttttttcttgttgggAATGATCCCTGAGGTGATCATGCACTCGAAGTCTCAGGACGAGGAGCAAGTGAGAGATCACTACGACAGGGGTGACGACTTCTACACCTGGTTCTTGGGACCCCGTATGATCTATACTTCAGGAACCATCAGtgatatcaagaaagaagagaccTTAGAGGAATTGCAGGACAACAAGTTGAATGTCGTTGCTTCCAAGATccaattgagcaagaacGACCACATTTTGGACTTGGGCTGCGGTTGGGGTACTTGGGCCACTTTTGCTTCCTCTCAGACTGGTGCTAAAGTGACTGGTATTACCTTGGGTAGAAATCAGACCAAGTGGGGCAATCAACTCTTGTCCGACTACGGTGTTTCTGCGGATCAGTCGAGAATTGTGTGCTGCGATTACAGAGAGGCTCCAAAGTCCGGGAAGCCCAGCGGCAAGTACGACAAGATCACCTGTCTTGAGATGGCCGAGCACGTTGGCATTAGAAGATTTGGTGCCTTCTTGGCTCAGGTGTACGACTCCTTGGAGGACGATggagttttctttttgcagTACGCCGGGTTGAGAAAGGCATGGCAATACGAAGATTTGGTGTGGGGCTTGTTCATGAACAAATACATCTTCCCTGGTGCCGATGCTTCCACTCCAGTTGCTTTTGTCATTGGTGCTTTGGAAAGTGCTGGTTTTGAGATTGTATCTGTAGAAAACATTGGTGTGTCGTACTCTGCTACGTTGTGGAGATGGTACAGAAACTGGATGGGCAACAAGGACAATGTCATCAACAAATACGGTATCAAGTGGTTCAGAATCTGGGAGTACTTTTTGTCGTCGTCTGTAATTACTGCCAGACAAGGTGGTGCCTCGTGCTTCCAGTTTGTCATGAGAAAGAACCTCAACTCCTACCATCGTGTGAACTACGTTCCTGCTCAGCATGGTATTGTCACTCCAGCCAAAGAGGGTATCAAGTGGGCCAAGGAATGAGCGAATTAACGCCGCATCCACTCTCGGGAGATAAATACACAAAAATCTCGCTACTTACTTTATCTGCTGTAGCCTGTAGTACGACTTGCTAGACCGAAGTCGAAATAGTC
This window encodes:
- the MTS1 gene encoding Mts1p, translating into MLAGVEFIKTPKAAPQPPASDECGILTTDSPTIKNAPLPADGPGSRSFSNTAMIACLVGIPWLVVRKLGLGFKTWLFFFVLLAIPILMAYWTLMSTFSPRINEKVKYPGRPISHYLEFHTPELKAKYIDSNGGKGTKIPMETFHELYFAGKVSFKGDALDVMEYRHDWANFRFTLSLFRFFLLGMIPEVIMHSKSQDEEQVRDHYDRGDDFYTWFLGPRMIYTSGTISDIKKEETLEELQDNKLNVVASKIQLSKNDHILDLGCGWGTWATFASSQTGAKVTGITLGRNQTKWGNQLLSDYGVSADQSRIVCCDYREAPKSGKPSGKYDKITCLEMAEHVGIRRFGAFLAQVYDSLEDDGVFFLQYAGLRKAWQYEDLVWGLFMNKYIFPGADASTPVAFVIGALESAGFEIVSVENIGVSYSATLWRWYRNWMGNKDNVINKYGIKWFRIWEYFLSSSVITARQGGASCFQFVMRKNLNSYHRVNYVPAQHGIVTPAKEGIKWAKE